The Thermoplasma acidophilum DSM 1728 genome includes a window with the following:
- the ilvA gene encoding threonine ammonia-lyase, translating to MDSEAIPSYEDILSAKAYLEGRINRTPLIKSTTFGNEYGSEMYFKLENFQKTGSFKSRGALFKFSKLSEDDRRRGVLTASAGNHAQGVAYAAKVNGINAKIVMPEYTIPQKVNAVAGYGAEVILHGFDYDEAHRYADDLARKENRVFIEAFNDRWVISGQGTIGLEIMEDRPDIDTIIVPVGGGGLISGIALAAKHHNPHVRIIGIESELSDSMKASLREGKIVAHTSGVSICDGISVKYPGDLTFNIAKDYVDDIVTVTEESVSKAIYRLFERMKIVAEPSGAVGLAAIMEGKVDVKGRKVAIVVSGGNINPLLMSKIIYKELENLGQLVRIECIIPDRPGNLYRIAEAIAKNGGNIYHAEVDNLRKETPPGFQSVIFSVNVRGQDHLDRILSTLREMGYIFKVT from the coding sequence ATGGACAGCGAAGCGATACCTTCATACGAGGATATCCTTTCTGCAAAGGCCTATTTGGAGGGCCGCATAAACAGGACGCCGCTGATAAAGTCCACGACGTTCGGAAACGAGTACGGTTCCGAGATGTACTTCAAGCTTGAGAATTTCCAGAAGACAGGGTCATTTAAGTCCAGAGGCGCTCTTTTCAAGTTCTCCAAGCTGAGCGAAGATGACAGAAGGAGAGGCGTTTTAACGGCCAGCGCGGGAAACCACGCGCAGGGTGTGGCGTATGCTGCAAAGGTCAACGGCATAAACGCGAAGATCGTAATGCCGGAGTACACCATACCTCAGAAGGTAAACGCGGTCGCCGGCTATGGCGCCGAGGTGATACTTCATGGCTTCGACTACGATGAGGCGCACAGGTACGCTGACGATCTCGCAAGGAAGGAAAACCGGGTTTTCATAGAGGCATTCAATGACAGATGGGTGATATCCGGCCAGGGAACGATAGGGCTGGAGATAATGGAGGACAGGCCTGACATCGACACCATAATTGTTCCTGTTGGCGGCGGTGGCCTCATCTCTGGCATAGCACTGGCGGCCAAGCACCACAATCCGCATGTGCGCATAATAGGCATAGAGTCAGAACTGTCCGATTCCATGAAGGCCTCCTTAAGGGAGGGGAAGATCGTAGCGCATACAAGCGGTGTTAGCATATGCGATGGCATATCTGTCAAATATCCTGGCGATCTGACCTTCAACATAGCAAAAGATTACGTCGATGATATAGTGACGGTGACCGAAGAATCTGTTTCCAAAGCCATATACAGGCTCTTCGAGAGAATGAAGATAGTTGCGGAGCCTTCTGGAGCAGTTGGCCTGGCTGCGATAATGGAGGGCAAAGTCGATGTAAAGGGAAGGAAGGTTGCTATCGTCGTATCAGGCGGCAACATAAACCCGCTGCTGATGTCAAAGATAATATACAAGGAGCTGGAGAACCTTGGGCAGCTGGTGCGCATAGAATGCATAATACCGGACAGGCCAGGAAATCTTTACAGGATTGCGGAGGCCATAGCAAAGAACGGTGGAAATATATACCATGCGGAGGTCGACAATCTCAGGAAGGAGACACCTCCAGGCTTCCAGAGCGTGATATTCAGCGTCAACGTTAGGGGGCAGGATCATCTGGACAGGATACTATCAACGCTCAGGGAGATGGGTTACATCTTCAAAGTAACATGA
- a CDS encoding helix-turn-helix domain-containing protein, with protein MFKISITSVPSRVDESDLDRSIAYFLSDIGYIPRISPSTDMNSIKNSVYFRLFKECFLIHSERYWTPEELMSYLNTSRSTLYRHLNKLKYLDILEEIKDGKVKKYRIRSGDLEKAWSWVEINIKMAIENYRNNVQHINSLIKNGKA; from the coding sequence ATGTTTAAAATATCAATAACGTCAGTGCCATCAAGGGTTGATGAATCAGATCTGGACAGAAGCATAGCATATTTTCTCTCAGACATAGGCTACATACCGAGGATAAGCCCCTCAACAGACATGAACTCCATAAAGAACTCCGTATACTTCAGGCTGTTCAAGGAGTGCTTCCTTATACACAGTGAAAGATACTGGACACCAGAAGAGCTAATGTCCTATCTAAACACAAGCAGATCCACGCTCTACAGGCATCTGAACAAGCTGAAATACCTGGACATACTGGAGGAGATCAAGGATGGAAAGGTGAAAAAATACAGGATAAGATCGGGCGATCTGGAGAAGGCATGGTCATGGGTAGAGATCAACATAAAGATGGCCATAGAAAACTACAGGAACAACGTACAGCACATAAACAGCCTGATAAAGAACGGCAAAGCTTAG
- a CDS encoding phosphoenolpyruvate carboxykinase (GTP): MLAIDESELNQHAMKWIEGIKKFTEAEDVVVCDGTPEEFKQISNELIKSGEFIKLNENRYPNSFLYRSDRTDVARSEERTFIAAPDASMAGSLNNHMTLQQVSEVWNKFFRGAYRGKTMFVIPYALGPLNSRFTDYGIEITDSRYVVLNLHYITRMGKQVIGSMPEKFVKGVHATGTLDPGNKFIIHIPWDKPEGVDADILSVNTNYGGNALLSKKCHALRIASVRARKEGWLAEHMLLLEVEDPHGRKVYITGAFPSASGKTNLAMINPPKQYAEAGWKTRLLSDDIAWMKMKDGMLYATNPENGFFAVVPGTNYRTNKNAMITLSRNTIFTNTGMTKTGEPWWEGLDPLQEELYDWKGVLRKPDGEPIAHPNSRFTSPLSNYPFLSDRSEDPEGVPVSAILFGGRRASLVPLVYEAFNWNHGVFMGATMGVEKTAASEGKVGELRRDPMAMRPFCGYNISDYFRHWIEMGRKLSRRPKIFYVNWFRRRQDGSFIWPGFSENFRVIEWILYRLDHNDNAIETPIGYIPENINTDGLNLTKQDMEELFRIDRDGWREEMKSIGDYFSQIGNIPEDLLIEFEMEKRRIS; the protein is encoded by the coding sequence ATGCTCGCGATCGACGAATCAGAACTCAATCAGCATGCAATGAAATGGATAGAGGGAATAAAGAAATTCACAGAGGCAGAGGATGTTGTGGTATGTGATGGGACGCCTGAGGAGTTCAAACAGATATCCAATGAATTAATCAAATCTGGTGAGTTCATAAAGCTCAATGAGAATCGTTATCCAAACTCGTTCCTATACAGGAGCGATAGGACGGATGTTGCGAGAAGTGAGGAACGGACATTCATAGCAGCGCCCGATGCCAGCATGGCCGGATCTCTGAACAACCACATGACGCTGCAACAGGTCAGCGAAGTTTGGAACAAATTTTTCAGAGGTGCTTACAGAGGAAAAACCATGTTCGTAATACCTTATGCACTGGGCCCGCTTAATTCAAGATTCACAGACTATGGCATTGAGATCACCGACAGCAGATACGTTGTGCTTAATCTCCACTACATCACGAGGATGGGCAAACAGGTTATTGGAAGCATGCCTGAAAAGTTCGTTAAGGGCGTGCATGCGACGGGCACGCTTGATCCTGGAAACAAGTTCATAATACATATCCCGTGGGACAAGCCTGAAGGGGTGGATGCTGACATACTCAGCGTTAATACAAACTACGGTGGAAATGCACTACTGAGCAAGAAATGCCATGCACTCAGGATAGCTTCGGTGAGGGCAAGAAAAGAGGGGTGGCTGGCAGAGCACATGCTGCTGCTTGAGGTGGAAGACCCGCATGGAAGAAAGGTTTACATAACAGGTGCATTCCCCAGCGCCAGCGGAAAGACAAACCTGGCAATGATAAACCCTCCAAAGCAGTATGCAGAGGCTGGATGGAAGACCAGGCTCTTAAGCGACGATATAGCTTGGATGAAGATGAAGGACGGTATGCTGTACGCTACAAACCCTGAAAACGGTTTCTTTGCCGTTGTACCTGGTACGAACTACAGAACAAACAAAAATGCCATGATCACGCTGAGCAGAAATACCATATTCACCAACACAGGCATGACGAAGACAGGCGAACCATGGTGGGAGGGCCTCGATCCGCTGCAGGAGGAACTGTACGATTGGAAAGGTGTTCTCAGGAAACCCGATGGTGAACCAATAGCGCATCCCAACTCCAGGTTTACGTCTCCGCTTTCAAATTATCCGTTTTTATCGGACAGATCGGAAGATCCGGAAGGTGTTCCAGTCTCTGCCATACTGTTCGGTGGCAGGCGCGCATCACTGGTGCCTCTCGTTTACGAGGCATTCAACTGGAACCACGGCGTCTTCATGGGCGCGACGATGGGCGTGGAGAAGACTGCGGCATCTGAGGGAAAGGTAGGCGAACTCCGGAGGGATCCGATGGCCATGCGTCCTTTCTGCGGCTACAATATATCTGATTACTTCAGGCACTGGATAGAGATGGGACGGAAGCTAAGCCGCAGGCCGAAGATATTCTACGTCAACTGGTTCAGAAGAAGACAGGATGGGTCTTTCATATGGCCGGGCTTCTCCGAGAACTTCAGGGTCATAGAATGGATACTGTATAGGCTGGACCACAATGACAATGCCATAGAGACCCCAATTGGATACATCCCTGAGAATATAAACACAGATGGCCTGAACCTTACCAAACAGGATATGGAGGAACTCTTCAGGATCGACAGAGATGGATGGAGGGAGGAAATGAAGAGTATCGGAGATTACTTCAGCCAGATAGGAAATATACCGGAGGATCTCCTGATCGAATTCGAGATGGAAAAGAGAAGGATATCTTAG
- a CDS encoding HemK2/MTQ2 family protein methyltransferase yields the protein MKKDPMHYCDLDIAECDGVYPPSEDSFLIIEYASCSGKAIEIGCGTGIVSICFLKRGCDIEAVDISDLAVECAKDNASRNGLTLKVYRSDLFSGVSGTYDTILFNAPYIPVEGEDASWSGGRNLEVVSRFLGQAREHLSASGQIYIVLSDLTDNEGMFRMMGYDYFIIKKISFEFEAIVLYKLTLKA from the coding sequence ATGAAGAAGGATCCCATGCATTACTGCGATCTTGATATTGCGGAATGTGACGGTGTCTATCCACCGTCCGAAGATTCTTTTCTTATCATAGAATACGCATCCTGCTCAGGGAAGGCCATAGAGATTGGCTGCGGTACAGGTATAGTTTCCATTTGCTTTCTGAAGAGGGGATGCGACATAGAAGCTGTGGACATAAGCGATCTCGCCGTCGAATGTGCAAAGGACAACGCCTCTAGGAATGGCCTGACTCTGAAGGTATACCGATCAGATCTGTTCTCAGGCGTCAGCGGTACATACGATACGATTCTGTTCAATGCCCCATACATACCTGTAGAGGGCGAGGATGCATCATGGAGCGGAGGAAGGAATCTGGAGGTTGTTTCACGGTTTCTGGGCCAGGCCAGGGAACATCTTAGCGCATCTGGTCAGATCTACATTGTTCTGTCTGATCTGACGGACAACGAAGGCATGTTCAGGATGATGGGTTACGATTATTTCATCATAAAGAAGATCAGCTTTGAATTTGAAGCGATAGTGCTCTACAAGCTGACACTAAAAGCATAA
- a CDS encoding RNA 2'-phosphotransferase, translating to MPELRTCHGPYRGRECPVCGKPGKILMNEREVDEVSRTLAAILRHDPERYHIRLDSHGYARIAGIVTVLRKYKGMKWITFDHILSLAETDPKGRYQVSGVLIRAMYGHTIPVDLSDLPEDNIPDVLYYQSSAAEAPLVKEAGIYPSDKTWVHLSGTYRRSYVSGLYHIDDPFILRIDARSMIDSGHDIYRSSDDIYLTREIPPEYIQDAEPEEVTLTEEEKMDIDRVRNKNKKDQ from the coding sequence ATGCCTGAGCTCAGAACTTGCCATGGCCCGTATCGTGGCAGAGAATGCCCGGTCTGCGGAAAGCCGGGAAAGATACTCATGAATGAGAGGGAGGTGGATGAGGTCAGCAGGACGCTGGCAGCCATCCTTAGGCATGATCCAGAGAGGTACCACATAAGGCTAGACAGCCATGGCTATGCCAGGATAGCGGGCATAGTAACGGTGCTGAGAAAGTACAAGGGAATGAAATGGATAACTTTTGACCATATCTTGTCCTTGGCCGAGACCGATCCAAAGGGAAGATATCAGGTTTCAGGCGTGCTCATCAGAGCTATGTACGGCCACACGATACCGGTCGATCTCAGCGATCTGCCTGAAGACAACATACCTGATGTCCTGTACTACCAGTCATCGGCCGCTGAAGCGCCGCTTGTCAAGGAAGCTGGCATATATCCTTCAGATAAGACATGGGTGCATCTTTCTGGAACATACAGGAGATCGTATGTGTCCGGCTTATATCACATCGATGATCCCTTCATACTGCGCATAGACGCGAGATCGATGATTGATAGCGGGCATGATATATACAGATCCAGCGATGATATCTACCTGACCAGGGAGATACCTCCAGAATACATTCAGGACGCGGAACCAGAAGAGGTCACGCTGACGGAAGAGGAAAAAATGGATATAGATAGAGTGAGGAATAAAAACAAAAAGGATCAGTGA
- a CDS encoding N-acetylglucosamine kinase: MEEEMMILGVDGGSTKTLAIVFDERSERIMGVGISGPSNFTNAPRETAESNISDAVRKACSEAGTDLDGIGIRVFGLAGIGDSREATELGKDIVRSIVGHADVYSDGLGAYKFANLNDDGVVFAPGTGSVGFIKNGSDPERFGGWGWFIGDEASASWMAKQAILFAEREHDGIAETGFLDVVRRYFGMDLYETVYAISKEKIAKRVVAALAPQVSAMARSGNRYAISIFEESSSYIADLLNAKSRIFGRSGKYSVLGGTMLAGDFYRDMIRKKSSVDVSIYYGYQVAIGDVLIGIEKKGSISVDLRNKMIDQLNSILENKKEDIKKFLFLDSVPTS; this comes from the coding sequence ATGGAGGAAGAGATGATGATTCTCGGTGTTGATGGGGGTTCTACAAAGACGCTTGCCATAGTTTTCGATGAACGCAGCGAAAGGATAATGGGTGTAGGCATATCCGGCCCATCAAATTTTACCAATGCCCCAAGGGAAACAGCCGAATCCAATATATCAGATGCAGTGCGCAAGGCATGCTCCGAGGCAGGAACAGACCTGGATGGTATCGGGATAAGGGTATTCGGGCTTGCTGGCATAGGGGACAGCAGGGAAGCCACAGAACTTGGGAAAGACATAGTCCGATCCATCGTTGGCCATGCTGATGTTTATTCAGACGGCCTGGGTGCATACAAGTTTGCGAATTTGAATGACGATGGCGTTGTTTTTGCCCCTGGCACTGGGAGCGTGGGTTTCATAAAGAATGGCAGCGATCCTGAGAGATTTGGAGGTTGGGGCTGGTTCATAGGCGATGAAGCCTCCGCTAGCTGGATGGCAAAGCAGGCCATACTGTTTGCTGAACGGGAACATGATGGCATAGCAGAGACAGGCTTCCTCGATGTCGTCAGGCGTTATTTCGGCATGGATCTCTATGAGACCGTTTACGCAATATCAAAGGAGAAGATAGCTAAAAGGGTTGTAGCTGCTCTTGCGCCACAGGTATCTGCTATGGCGAGATCAGGAAACAGATACGCCATTTCAATATTTGAGGAGAGCTCATCGTACATTGCGGATCTGCTGAATGCCAAGTCCAGAATCTTTGGAAGATCTGGAAAATATTCGGTTCTAGGTGGCACAATGCTTGCAGGAGATTTCTACAGGGATATGATCAGGAAGAAGAGCAGCGTCGATGTCAGCATATATTATGGTTACCAGGTTGCAATAGGCGATGTTCTAATCGGCATAGAGAAGAAGGGAAGCATCAGCGTGGATCTGAGGAACAAGATGATAGATCAGCTGAACTCTATCCTTGAAAATAAGAAGGAGGACATCAAGAAATTCCTCTTCCTGGACAGCGTACCTACATCCTAA
- a CDS encoding type I 3-dehydroquinate dehydratase has product MPLYSGDKISIGKFVIGNPMPIVVTSVFYEDVSTFVERLQTKVLSDKNLYEIRFDMFTEREISDEEELISAMREMDIDYIFTYRGKDARKYYETAIRKMAPAVDIDMDLIGKLEAKPTVTKVIGSYHTSDSEAMMSALDRMIDSDVDMVKVACSYSEDQEFLGDLKRIIDIRKNRRKPIAYVPMGRTFWRALAGYYVSDIVYAMADRPTAYGQPPADYYYQAFKALFY; this is encoded by the coding sequence GTGCCGTTGTACAGTGGGGACAAGATAAGCATCGGAAAGTTTGTGATAGGCAACCCAATGCCAATAGTTGTGACGTCGGTCTTCTACGAGGACGTGAGTACGTTCGTGGAAAGGTTGCAGACAAAGGTTCTATCAGACAAGAATTTATACGAAATACGTTTCGATATGTTCACGGAGAGGGAGATCTCCGATGAAGAGGAGCTAATATCAGCCATGAGAGAGATGGATATAGACTACATATTCACGTACCGTGGAAAGGATGCCAGGAAATACTATGAGACTGCGATAAGGAAGATGGCACCAGCCGTCGATATAGACATGGATCTGATAGGAAAGCTCGAGGCAAAACCCACCGTGACGAAGGTCATAGGATCGTATCACACATCAGATTCCGAAGCCATGATGTCTGCGCTTGATCGCATGATCGATAGTGATGTTGATATGGTTAAGGTTGCCTGTTCCTATTCCGAAGATCAGGAATTTCTGGGAGATCTGAAAAGGATCATAGACATCAGGAAGAATCGCAGGAAGCCCATCGCATATGTACCTATGGGAAGGACATTCTGGAGGGCGCTTGCGGGATACTATGTTTCAGATATAGTCTACGCGATGGCAGACCGGCCGACAGCCTATGGACAGCCACCTGCTGATTACTATTATCAGGCGTTTAAGGCATTGTTTTATTGA
- the icd gene encoding isocitrate dehydrogenase (NADP(+)) has translation MAYIQVKEDGTLQVPDRVTIGYIEGDGIGPDISKTTINVLNAALDIAYGGKRSIEWKKILAGDEAYDKTGDRLPQSSLDELKKCVVSLKGPLTTPIGEGFRSLNVTLRQYLDLYANIRPVRYFPGVPSPVVHPEYMNMVVFRENTEDLYAGIEWRYDSDGAKKVREFLASTFNINLTSDTGIGIKPISKFKSTRLVRKAIQYAIANKRKSVTLVHKGNIMKYTEGAFKEWGYEVAKTEFGNYTVTETEYLQDPEKYSNKIVIKDRITDNMFQQVLTRTQEYDVIATPNLNGDYLSDALAAQVGGIGLAPGANIGDHYAVFEAVHGTAPKYAGMDVANPTSLILSGEMMLQHIGWNEAANILDEAIMQTYRDQKLTQDIARLLNVKALKCSEFGEEIINRMKKPVH, from the coding sequence ATGGCATATATTCAAGTGAAGGAGGATGGAACCCTTCAGGTTCCAGATAGAGTAACTATAGGATATATAGAGGGCGATGGAATAGGACCTGATATATCAAAGACAACGATAAACGTACTCAACGCAGCTCTTGACATCGCCTATGGTGGAAAGCGTTCAATAGAATGGAAGAAGATACTTGCAGGAGATGAGGCCTACGATAAGACCGGTGACAGGCTTCCCCAGTCATCGCTAGATGAACTGAAAAAGTGTGTAGTTTCGCTGAAGGGACCTCTGACAACCCCAATAGGAGAAGGCTTCAGGAGCCTTAACGTCACTTTGAGGCAGTACCTCGATCTTTATGCGAACATCAGGCCTGTAAGATACTTCCCAGGCGTGCCTTCCCCTGTAGTTCATCCAGAATATATGAACATGGTCGTCTTCAGGGAGAACACCGAGGACCTGTATGCCGGCATAGAATGGAGGTACGATTCAGATGGAGCCAAGAAGGTCAGGGAATTCTTGGCGTCAACATTCAACATAAACCTAACAAGCGATACCGGCATAGGGATAAAGCCCATAAGCAAGTTCAAGTCCACGAGGCTTGTCAGGAAGGCTATACAGTATGCTATAGCTAACAAGAGGAAGAGCGTAACGCTTGTGCATAAGGGAAACATAATGAAGTACACTGAGGGGGCATTCAAGGAATGGGGTTATGAGGTTGCTAAGACGGAGTTCGGCAACTACACCGTGACGGAAACGGAATACCTTCAGGATCCTGAAAAATACTCGAACAAGATCGTCATAAAGGATCGAATAACGGACAACATGTTCCAGCAGGTCCTGACCAGGACGCAGGAGTACGATGTCATTGCGACGCCCAATCTGAATGGCGACTACCTTTCAGATGCCCTGGCGGCCCAGGTCGGCGGCATAGGCCTGGCACCTGGAGCGAATATAGGCGACCACTATGCCGTATTTGAGGCCGTGCATGGAACAGCACCGAAGTACGCTGGCATGGATGTTGCAAACCCAACATCGCTGATACTCTCCGGAGAGATGATGCTGCAACACATTGGCTGGAACGAGGCTGCGAACATACTCGATGAGGCAATAATGCAGACGTACAGGGATCAGAAGCTGACGCAGGACATTGCAAGGCTTCTTAACGTAAAAGCACTTAAATGCTCTGAATTCGGTGAGGAGATAATCAACAGGATGAAAAAACCTGTTCACTGA
- a CDS encoding enoyl-CoA hydratase/isomerase family protein gives MPVLKNMVGSAIYVYLDRPDKKNALDIESIKGLEKALDEACSDEKIRAVAISGKGKDFSAGADIDMLSSFDSSSAYEFRMAMNRLSRKMRDLPKPVIAILKGYSLGGGLELAESADIRIALKDAIIGQPEVSIGINAGAGGNVILPRIVGSGIAMYMAMSGRRMNASEAKAIGLVDEVVDDEDQARKIVEDISSKPAVTLQYIKKLVNASLDLPVDRAMEEEALYFSMLFTRKEVTDLLNRWRKR, from the coding sequence ATGCCGGTCTTGAAAAACATGGTTGGATCTGCGATCTACGTCTATCTAGACAGGCCCGATAAGAAGAATGCACTTGACATTGAATCCATAAAGGGATTGGAGAAAGCGCTGGATGAAGCATGCTCTGATGAAAAGATACGTGCAGTGGCCATATCAGGTAAGGGAAAGGACTTCTCGGCAGGCGCCGATATAGATATGCTGTCCTCGTTCGACAGCTCTTCAGCCTATGAATTCAGGATGGCCATGAACCGTTTATCCAGGAAGATGAGGGATCTTCCGAAACCCGTGATAGCGATACTGAAGGGATACTCACTGGGAGGAGGCCTTGAGCTTGCAGAATCTGCTGACATAAGGATAGCATTGAAGGACGCCATCATAGGGCAGCCAGAGGTCTCCATAGGAATAAACGCAGGGGCTGGTGGAAACGTCATACTGCCAAGGATCGTGGGCAGCGGAATAGCCATGTACATGGCGATGAGCGGGCGCAGGATGAACGCCAGCGAGGCAAAGGCCATTGGCCTTGTGGACGAAGTTGTGGACGATGAGGATCAGGCGAGGAAGATAGTTGAGGATATCTCGTCAAAACCGGCGGTGACCCTTCAGTACATAAAGAAGCTCGTCAATGCATCACTGGACCTGCCAGTCGACCGCGCTATGGAGGAAGAGGCATTATATTTCTCCATGCTATTCACACGGAAAGAGGTAACGGATCTGCTGAACAGATGGAGGAAGAGATGA
- the alaXM gene encoding alanyl-tRNA editing protein AlaXM, translating into MTEKLYYDDMYMKEFQAEVVSVDSNGIVLDRTAFYPTGGGQPNDTGIIVNDDKTYRVVDVQKHGDDVVHILESVDGLKAGDRIYGKIDWERRYAHMRYHTAIHILDGIVSAKHNSEALLTGGQIYEDRSRIDMNIENFTKEFVDQIIQEANEFISEGHRVYAENISREEAMKRPNLARTEPGRKLIESLPVVRIIVIEGLDEQSDGGTHVANTREVGKIVLRKIENKGRKNKRIEFELSPA; encoded by the coding sequence GTGACAGAAAAACTGTATTACGACGACATGTATATGAAGGAGTTCCAGGCTGAGGTTGTTTCTGTGGACTCCAACGGCATTGTGCTTGACAGAACTGCGTTCTATCCAACCGGTGGAGGCCAGCCCAACGACACCGGAATCATTGTGAATGACGACAAGACTTACAGAGTTGTGGATGTGCAGAAGCATGGTGACGATGTTGTTCACATCCTTGAGAGCGTAGACGGCCTGAAAGCCGGTGATAGGATATACGGAAAGATAGACTGGGAGCGCAGATATGCCCACATGAGGTATCATACTGCGATCCACATACTGGATGGTATTGTGTCAGCAAAGCACAATTCTGAGGCCTTGCTGACCGGCGGGCAGATCTATGAAGATCGTTCCCGCATTGACATGAACATCGAGAATTTCACAAAGGAGTTCGTGGATCAGATTATACAGGAGGCTAACGAATTTATATCCGAAGGCCATCGCGTATACGCGGAAAACATATCAAGGGAGGAGGCCATGAAGAGACCAAATCTCGCAAGGACGGAGCCAGGAAGGAAGCTCATAGAATCTCTTCCCGTTGTAAGAATAATAGTCATAGAGGGGCTGGACGAACAATCAGATGGCGGTACGCACGTTGCAAACACTAGAGAAGTTGGAAAAATAGTGCTCAGGAAGATAGAGAATAAGGGCAGGAAGAACAAACGCATAGAATTCGAACTGAGCCCTGCATGA
- a CDS encoding ribose-phosphate diphosphokinase → MKIIGLQSSSSLARKVAEQLHSELVLPEERRFPDGELYVRYDADLNGEDVFIIGNTHTDAEIIEMILSLSAVRDYQVKSVNIIAPYYGYARQHQRYRRGEPISSQIFTEIFASYSTSIATVDIHDEQTLSYSKVRFTDLHADRSIIDFYRHVDIDYVVSPDDGGLQRVKHVAEALGKKYFYIEKKRIDDRTVEMKAPDIDLNGKKVLILDDIISTGGTIAKSSSILRQKGASKIYVSAIHGLFVNSSESKILENADEIHVTDTVAGKFSDISVYQVVCDYIAGKHA, encoded by the coding sequence ATGAAAATAATAGGCCTTCAATCATCTTCAAGCCTTGCCAGAAAGGTTGCAGAACAGCTCCATAGCGAACTTGTTTTACCTGAGGAAAGGCGTTTTCCAGACGGCGAATTATACGTTCGGTACGATGCTGATCTGAATGGAGAGGACGTGTTCATAATCGGGAATACACACACCGATGCGGAGATCATAGAGATGATCCTCAGCCTATCGGCAGTCAGAGATTATCAAGTAAAAAGCGTTAACATCATAGCACCATACTACGGCTATGCAAGGCAGCACCAGAGATACAGAAGAGGCGAACCCATATCGTCGCAGATATTCACGGAGATCTTTGCCTCCTACAGCACAAGCATAGCTACGGTTGACATACATGACGAACAGACCCTGAGCTATTCAAAGGTCAGATTCACCGACCTGCATGCCGATCGTTCAATAATAGATTTTTACAGGCATGTGGACATCGATTATGTGGTATCGCCGGACGATGGAGGGTTGCAAAGAGTAAAGCACGTGGCAGAGGCCCTCGGAAAGAAATATTTCTACATAGAGAAGAAGAGAATAGATGATAGAACCGTTGAAATGAAGGCTCCAGACATAGATCTTAATGGGAAAAAGGTTCTGATACTGGATGATATAATATCAACAGGCGGAACCATAGCAAAATCATCATCGATCCTCAGGCAAAAGGGTGCGTCGAAAATATACGTGTCTGCCATACATGGCCTCTTCGTGAACAGCAGCGAATCAAAGATCCTGGAAAATGCAGATGAAATACATGTAACGGATACGGTCGCTGGAAAATTCTCCGACATATCTGTTTATCAGGTAGTTTGTGATTACATAGCTGGTAAACATGCCTGA
- the pdo gene encoding protein disulfide oxidoreductase, protein MANLIRKEDREYLKGEFEKYLKNDVDLVVFTSNDENCRYCKETVQLATEVSEINPKIHLKVYNFDEDKEMVKKYGVEKYPATIVSKAGVEDGRIVYYGLPSGYEFGSLIEDLKNVSMGEADVSSKAAELISKIDKPITIKVYVTPTCPYCPRAVGTAHKFALLNPNIKGEMIEALEFENEAEEVGVSSVPHIVINNDVTFIGAYPDDQFAEYVMEAYDHQ, encoded by the coding sequence ATGGCAAATCTGATAAGAAAGGAAGACAGAGAATACCTTAAGGGGGAGTTTGAAAAGTATCTCAAGAACGATGTTGATCTTGTGGTTTTCACTTCAAATGATGAGAACTGCAGGTACTGCAAAGAAACTGTTCAGCTTGCAACTGAAGTATCGGAAATAAATCCGAAGATACACCTGAAGGTTTATAACTTCGATGAAGACAAGGAGATGGTGAAGAAGTACGGAGTTGAGAAGTATCCGGCAACCATCGTTTCAAAGGCAGGTGTCGAGGATGGCAGGATCGTCTATTACGGCCTTCCGTCTGGCTATGAATTCGGTTCGCTGATAGAAGACCTCAAGAATGTATCGATGGGAGAAGCAGACGTTTCATCAAAGGCTGCAGAACTCATATCAAAGATCGACAAGCCAATAACCATAAAGGTCTACGTTACGCCGACATGCCCGTACTGCCCGAGAGCAGTTGGAACAGCGCATAAATTTGCACTTCTCAATCCGAACATAAAGGGTGAGATGATAGAGGCGCTGGAGTTCGAGAATGAGGCCGAAGAGGTCGGTGTTTCCAGCGTTCCGCATATAGTCATAAACAACGATGTTACATTCATAGGCGCGTACCCGGATGACCAGTTCGCGGAGTACGTTATGGAGGCCTACGACCATCAGTAA